ttTTCTGCATAAATTTAGGACCAACTCACTTTCAGGAGATGTCAGATGGAGTACCATCATTGATAATCCCAAAACTTAAGGGGATCCACAACTGGAATTTTACTTAAAGTTTACTTCTGAGGACTTAACACTGCAAGCAGCAGAGATTTAAAATCAGCTTATTTCTCCAAGATGAATTAGCCTCAATTTTAGAGGTGCCAATTATCTACCTTCACCTAACAGTAGAAGCAGTTTTGTTATTTAAGCCAAATAAGCAGTTCAGGTgctcagggccggccttagaccaCTGCATCCTATGCAGTTGCAGTGGGCCTCGTGCTTTCATAGTCCCGCACTAATTctaattgtaaatttttaaattaaaccattataacttatatataataacaggttttccgcggcctcctgatttttaAGGATTTCCTGAAATCTcttgaaaaggcaaaatatacgaaaaagtccttgaaatctgaaaaatgaacaagattgtcatttttggggtgccaataaataaaaacagcattatgagctttcatttaataaaaatttattgcaaagatgaagtattttctaattttaaaaatcttatttttgacattatgctagccctatccctacccagactaggccccgcacAACCTGTTTCACATAGGACCCTGACATTGCTAGGGCTGGCCCTGCAGGTGCTGGACTTATGTTAGAGGTTATTTCAGACGCATTCCATataggagttttttttttttatatagatgaTGGCAGTTTGTCCCCAATTGTCACCCCTTGCTTTTCTAACTTTTAAACTACTATTATATTTAGTTATCACTAGAGTGTGTTTGAAATAGCAAGTAAATGGCtccctgatttttttttcaataatccctccaaagtgctttttttttttaaatttcagatcaagctgaaatttagcataattatttccttggcatttagtgtaggctggttgtttcctcaggctttttaaaaatatatagtccCTGCATTTCAAGGGAGTTTTtggtcttggcaattttctccaatactgacataaaaggaaacatctaggtctgaagactgtaaccggaatatccatgggacaaggtggggttggccaatggtccattttccgccatccatagagctctcagaatagaacaatctacaattttccaactaagaacaggatacacaccactattaaattaccacctgaacaaaataaactccacacaactctccctctgcagacactgcgcccacccctttgaaactgtaaaccatatcctctttgaatgcccctccctaatccaccttaggcagaccctacttccactacagcccaacataaccaacaccctgtacggcagtgctgaacaactgaagaaaacagcacactttttttccttggcacagtctgcaaaagagctcacagctcagcagcaataaagctggctagaaaaagaagaagcataattatttcttttaactgacaacacaagaatcaattaaaaaaataaccaatcagttaattaactattggtaatttattattttgtgtggaATCTCAAACAAGGCAAAGAATTAGTATTTGTCTGAcatggtggtataagctgaattagtcccctttatagattgttgACTGAGGTTTATTACAGATTTAATTACATgcctgatccaaactaattaatgcaCTTAAtatacaagctttttttttttattttgcttattaaTTTGGTTTGTTTGTATCTAGAAAAAACTTAGCTGAATGGTTACAAGTCACCAAAGCCATAGCTCTTCAATTTATTCTGTTTACTCTTGCATTGTTTGTGACCCATTCATTTGTTGAACCTGCATCTAGAAGATTGGCAAATGCATCTTTTGTATTTTGGGTGGTAAGTAGTTGTGTAATAACATTTACAATAACAAGAATTATTAGGCATTTAAAACTGTCAGATTAACAAACCTCTTGATTGTggattttattcttttttttttatgaatgaaaaaagaaattaaaattctgAAACTAATAATATATATCATGCTTGCCTGACAGATGAGTGTAAGCTGTCTGATGATATTGCAGTTACTTCTGGCAGATATAATCATCACATTCATAACATCACAACATTGGAAAAGAAAAAGCTCCAGCCTATTGCAGGCTCAACAAACCAAACGAGGAGCAAAAGAAATGTGCATATTAAAAGCAGTTAATTATAATTCTCTCTTCATTTTCTTGTTGGCAAATATCATGACAGGACTAGTCAATATGGCTGTCACAACACATAGAATCCCGGATAAAATGGCCATTTTTATATTGACGTCATATATGCTTTCTTTATGCTATATCTCATTGATTTTGTATAACCAAAACTTTTCATTAAAACTTTCATGATTGGAACAGGCTATTGTTATTTTCTAGTGTTATTTATTGAAAAGTTGTTGAAAATGTTAAATAGTCatcaaaataatacaaatttgtactagctttataaacaaaacaaatattgctGAAAAGTCATATTATGTAAAAATTATGCTTAATTGCCTTCATAagaaaaatatgtttgaaaaCATTGTTAGCTCAATGGCAGCTACCCAGTactaacaaagttttaaaaatataaatgtcttTAATAGTGAGGAGGGAAATGTTTCTCTTGACTAAATTCATATCTCAGTTATGGTACTTCAAAAAATGTCAAATGAATTTGTCAAgtgatattgtttttgttttataacatgAAATAATGcatatttgatttttgataTCATGCTGTGAATTACctagaaattaaatgaaattcatgctaacaaaataagaaatgcttttttatttttttttagatcacaAGAATATCAACACAAcacttgagttttttttttaatttaattttttaatagacaatatttttattcattaataaatcacTTGTCATGTTTAATGTAGTCAATAGACAAGATAATGTATAATGAATGGTAGAGAATCATATATGGCAcatgatatttatatattttattaacaaaaaaattaaagatattAAGAATAAAACATGTAAAGACAAGTTTAAACTTGAATCTTTTTGTTGCTAGAAAGTTAATATGAACAACAAAAAGTGTATATGCATTAGCgcattttaaataaacaaaaatatactactttaattattaaaatgattataatttagATTTCTTCATTTTCCCCATCAAACGTTCCAACTTCATAGCTGCCTTCATATCTCCTTTAATTTTCAACTTTCCAGTCATAAAGGATGTAGTTGGACTGGCTTTACCTGCAAACATATCTAAAAAAAGTTGACTATCACAAGACATGATACAGTCAGGTTTCTCAATGGCTGTTTGTCCTACAGAACCTTTTCCAGATTTTAAGTCTAGATACCAAGTGCCTTGTTCTGAACCTAGCATatgagaaagaaaaatgtaataaatttaaacaGGAATTAAttggaaatatatattttagtaagtaaatcattgtaaaagtcaacattgttttataatgtacacattaaaaaaaaaacattagctttcaaaacaacaaccaaaaaaagtcTGCTTGATAATTTTagaccaaattttaaaaaagaaaattccaggtgaaaataaaactacaaattAAGATATTGTCTACAAAATAATGCAGAAGATACATTTGTCTAGATTTATGAATAATTGGTTCATTAAGGgcgttaatttgttttaaaaaaaagcaaacacaaTGGTGCTGTATTAGCATATTTAGTGaagacataatttatttttcaaatagatGAATGTATGGTAGGCCCATTAGCAGAAAACTCTAGCCCGCTGGACACAGAAgaactttaattttattaaaaatgtgaaattacaaaaaaatgtcttttgtttAATAATGTGCTGCTTGTTTCAATATTTCAGTACCTGACAAATCAAATTGATAGCTTGCTTTAATATCTTGTACTAAATCTTCTGATAACATGGCATCCATTTGTTTAAAAGTTGATGATATGCCTGAAGCGGATGCAGGTAGGGCCTCTTTTCCTTGTGTGATTTTGACTTCTGGTGAACTACCATCCAGAAAAAAGTCAGGTAAAAGTTCACTTCCTAATAAACAAAAACgattttaacaatttaaatCAGAACAGACTTACTATTAAATCAAAATGAAGGAATATACAGAAAGCCATAAAAAGTATTAAATCAAAATGAAGGAATATACAGTAAGCCATAAAAAGGCTTACAGCTTAGAGACTATTATTTTTCATACTCTTctattctatttaaatataccCCTACTCACCTTTAAACCACTTTTAATATCAGATTTTGCAGATCCATAAATTTTTATCATACAGCtgaaaattttaaatgtatctaAACTCAATTGTATACACCAAAACTATTTGTGTACATACCTGGTACACAAGCATACTGATCTAAATCTGTGATTCCTACTGACTTTAGAATTTCATCATCAATACAAAAGTTGCCAGTGAACTGGCGACTATCTTTAGTTAGGATGACATAAGCAGCATCACTCATTATATCCACTTTCCTGCACTGTGATTTTCCGTCTTGACCACCTAACATTTCCATTGCTGCAGTCCAGATGGCTGAAAAAAATTCTTAGTGTGATGTCAAAATCTATTAGGCATATGAAGCTGACATTTGACTTATTTTGTGGCCAGAACAAAACCCAAtcaatgtcaggtagccattacaGCAAAATGGGTTTTAAAGTCCTGGTATTCTCAAATCCTGAGTACCAGTCTTTACCAGAACTTGAATTAGTTAGCTAATTACTTTTAATACTAGTTTAAAGTAAAAGTCCTGGTATTCTCAAATCCTGAGTACCAGTCTTTACCAGAACTTGAATTAGTTAGCTAATTACTTTTAATactagtttaataataatatcaaaatGTTCCTTGAGGAAAAGTAATGAAAACTTGTCAGCATAATTCTCAGTATTAAAAAGGATAGTTGATATTTaaattagaaagaaaaatagtAAAAGATTACCTGTTCTAGGCCACAAGGCATTGACAGCAACTCCTTGCTCTTTGAATTCCTCGGCCATTCCCAGAACACACATTGACATTCCATATTTGGCCATCGTATATGCTGAAATATTAAGTTTGATTTGTTTTGTGTTAGAATCAATAAATACAgtcaaaagaaaatgttttgagaTAATATACCTAGCTTTTCAACTGTCTTACCAACATGGTTTTTAAACCAAATAGATGACATGTTCAATGGAGGACTCAGGTTTAAAATATGtggatttttactttttaacagGTAAGGTAAACATGCCTGTGAGCTGAAATgtgaaaaaaagtattaaacaatattaatctatttaatattaatatgtaGCACTTTAATCATTACTAAGTTTCTATCTCACAAACTACACCAAACAGGCCTAGCTGTTCAACTGTCATTTTGCATTCCTGACTTCACGTTACCCCCGCTAGGCTaacaaacacacgcacactgAAACCCTTTCACAACACTGTGGTAAGTGAAAGTTGGATCAGCAAAAGACAAAGGGAACACTATATCTGTTAATAATATCAAAATGTTCCTTGATGAAAATTAATGCTTATTATTTGTGAGTTGAAGTTTGTCATCCCTTTTTTATGTAACTAAaatgttttgctttattttcaaaaataatttcacCTTAACTCACCACAAATATGTTCCTCTGGCATTGATTCCATTCATTAAATCATATTTTTTCATAGAAGTTGCCAAAGTTGAAGTTAAAGAGATGGCACTAGCATTGTTAATTAAAATGTCAATGCCACCAAACTTAGAAACTGCCTGTTGGACAGCCTCTTTAACTTGATCTTCATTTCTGATATCTACTATACAAGGTAAAGCATTCCCTCCTGCCTTTTGGACTGAAAAAGAAAGACTTTTCTATTTcagaaaaatatgaaaattcAACAATACCATCAACATGTCATTACTGTCAATACTGTATGTTTGCATCTGCTAGTATGGTAATATAAGTGGCTATTTAAATATCTCCGACCATCAACTATAGTTATAAGGTTTTGATTTGTCTAATGCACAAAGTGTAACAAAAATttcctcatggataataaagattattattattattattatttttaaaagtaaattagtATTCAATGTTTTCTGCATATATTGCCTTTTTTATGCATGAAGTGCATAATATTATATTGTCTGCtttgtattttgctttaatcaAGTTAAATTTTCATCTATtcagatcaataaaaaaattaccttaTAGAAAATGGTCAGCTcatgaataaattaatgtataGGTAGTGTATTATTGTCTTTAATTTGCTTCATTTAAAAGTGTGGGTGTATTAATAAAAGAACTGCACTAAACTTTACCTTCTTCTGATGCTGTATAAATTGTTCCTGGAAGCTTGGGGTGAGGGTCAGCTGTTTTAGCAGCAATGACAACATTAGCACCATCTTTTGCTACTTTAAGAGCAATTGCTTTTCCAATACCACGACTCGCACCAgttataaaaattgtttttccaGCTAgttttctgaagaaaaaaaaagaaaagcatatCATTTCtgaaaaaatacaacaataGCATATTATAAGCTTCATTTCACTAGCACCACAAAAGGTATCCAATATTGAAAGAattataaacataaaataagacTAACATTATAAACAagtataaagttttaaaaaaatgcatacaaTAATAAGGATATATGATATTAATTCCAAGTAAGTCCAGATCTGTAACAAGTATGTATGACTAATTAAtggagcatgaaatgggttgacTGAGtcaggcaggaaaaccaatgacttggcagaatttaagtcattgatttacatgcatgactagatttaccAATTTTATAGGGACACACGttggatgtaatcatcttcttttttgaggtaatgtctatattttataagataagaagaacataagataatgaaaaaaaaatgtttttgtaaaagaaaaagtttttgcAATGAAATTGTTaagaaagagttttaaaaaaactcaaGCAGAAAGTTCTCAAAAAGTTGATAGAAAGTGAATATAAGTAAACAAAAGTTAAACTAACCGAAtcaaaaattttgtaaatatagcACCTACAAGTcagttaacattaaatataacCTCAGTCCTAAATCTCATTCCCAACAGTGACATCAAAGTAATCAATATAAGACAATTactgctcttttttttaataaggctAATTTTAAAGCAACATAGTTCTAGAGCTACTAaactataaaattatttttctacaATAATCTTTAGTCTTAAGAGTGTGGTGGCTGCATAGTAAAAAacttggcttttgaactgagaAGTATCTGACATTTGGGGAGTAAAAgaggttggtccttgtgctgcaATGGCCACATGAAACCATCATTAACCATGGGCTATAGAAACAGGTCAGCTTTACATCATTTACCCAATAAAGTGCTAAGTCTTAAAGGGTTGGCTTTCCTTCCTTGTAGTCTACAGTAATAGATCTGATTGATTGCCGGATATGTGCTAGAGACTGTGTGTCATTTCATTGGTCATAGGTTTAAACTCTGGCTGCTACCATCCCCAACTGTCCTGAAGGAAGTCTGGACTAGAATGTAACAAACTAATGATTAACTAATCTAACCTTAACTATTTTATTATAGcactaattttattattattattattattactagacaatttagattaaataaatatacagtaacagatctagatctatataataatatagtatATACTAGTGGGtgacatggtggctgagtggctaagcgcttggcttctgaacctggagtcctgggttcgaatcttagtgaagactggaattctggatttttagggtgcccctgagtccacccaactctaatgggtacctgactttggttgaagaaagtaaagacgattggtcattgtgctggcccgTGACACTATCACTATGCTTGTTAACCGtttgccaaagaaacagatgatctacGTAACATCATCTTGTCTAAAGTGAGACTAAAGATCTAGATCGCAAGGATAGaatagttttgaatttaaattatatatctacatctatatactttatttaaatagaatagattgatagattcTACTTTTTTCTAGAAGTACTGTAACTTAGACTAGTGTACTAGCTGACTGGCTATAGTAGTATAGACTATAATAATCgtcactatagactatagagtcaGGAGTATGAGtaaatgatctagatctatatagatctagatctaaatctagatctagagaataatgatgaataatctagattttttttcctgagGATGTTATAagtttaaacataattttatcttatatattatataataaagtgTATGTATTTAAGAAATCAATTTTATTTACCCAGTATTAGCTGCCAtttcgatctagatctattttcaatATAGATGTATCTACAATCCCAAAAGTGACTATTACAATGTAATGGTTatcattgtattaaaaaaatacgatTTTTAATGAAGTAAAATTTCGAACCTTAAACTTTGGACTTCGCTTCGtagcacagacctatatatatcaATTGAAATTAATCTGTTGCCaaatatagtgttttttttttaacataacatACTATCacgagtctacccagagtctcagtgtggattcaggagtggtagatccactatagacatgatatcatctctacgactactgcaggagaaattcagagagagagagacagacccctttacatcgtttttgttgatctgactaaagcctttgacatggtcagcagaagtggccttttcaaactcctaaggAAAAATacgttgccctcccaaactactgaagttcattgagtgctttcatgaggaaactaaatgtactgtcaaattcaatgaagcctaatcagcaccttttgaggtttgcagtggtgtcaagcagggatgtgtgctcgcacctactctgtttggcatattcttctcctgtcaactgcattatgcgtacaacgacataaacgaatgtgtgtttctccatacaagatcctcaggaaaactatttaacagtggcgtagctagccatgtgcgggtggtgcgggccgcacagggcatcaagtgatgaggggcatcaaactgagcACAAAATTTCTTAGCAAAAATTGCACACATTGTACATAcatgaacaaacataaactactgtatttcattaaaaaaatatacttatttTGCCACTTTGGTTAATATTATGGGCGCTGCTCTAGATTGATAAGTCTGGCTGGCGCTCATAGTGGTTAAAATGGTTGACGGTAGAGATCAAATGGTCCTAAAGTAAAAatctgaaaatgaaaaaaatcttGGATATCATTCATTTTTTCTCATAGCAGAATATGGCCCTCAATGGGCATCACGAACGTTGAAGaaaaattgtaaagaaaaaatctcttttttttcctcttcttgattctcatttttatgttggagcgttcagatgactagaccaatacatgagatgaactgcgcagtggttttcaaatcagggagctctccatatagtattctttctattggggccagtgtcttgtacgggcatcttggtaaagagagcactTTTGGAGGACATtatcagcattctctggtgacagacactccacatgggccaatttcactggttccaattttgagcttgcggtacatatgttgtctcattctgttgtgtccggtcctgagttgaaagattagacgttgatcttgtcgggatagcttataatgggcatcatctttcttgtgattcggatgagagcttgtctatttctcatttattttatttactatttatttagtttcttcatttcttctggatagagtgttATGTTTAATTGTGAGATTGTTCTCCCTTTCTTGGCGAGTGtatcagccttctcatttccttctaatTCAATATGTGCTGGtattcagtgttttttttttttttttttttttttttttttttgctgttgtagTTGAGCTTTATAAGTGCTGTCCTGAGTCGTTTTATATAGG
The DNA window shown above is from Biomphalaria glabrata chromosome 5, xgBioGlab47.1, whole genome shotgun sequence and carries:
- the LOC106068960 gene encoding hydroxysteroid dehydrogenase-like protein 2, which gives rise to MAANTGKLAGKTIFITGASRGIGKAIALKVAKDGANVVIAAKTADPHPKLPGTIYTASEEVQKAGGNALPCIVDIRNEDQVKEAVQQAVSKFGGIDILINNASAISLTSTLATSMKKYDLMNGINARGTYLCSQACLPYLLKSKNPHILNLSPPLNMSSIWFKNHVAYTMAKYGMSMCVLGMAEEFKEQGVAVNALWPRTAIWTAAMEMLGGQDGKSQCRKVDIMSDAAYVILTKDSRQFTGNFCIDDEILKSVGITDLDQYACVPGSELLPDFFLDGSSPEVKITQGKEALPASASGISSTFKQMDAMLSEDLVQDIKASYQFDLSGSEQGTWYLDLKSGKGSVGQTAIEKPDCIMSCDSQLFLDMFAGKASPTTSFMTGKLKIKGDMKAAMKLERLMGKMKKSKL